The following proteins are encoded in a genomic region of Candidatus Nanopelagicales bacterium:
- a CDS encoding RNase J family beta-CASP ribonuclease has product FVDGSSVGDLTESSLKDRRILGEEGFVSIFIAVDVDACKVVAGPLIQARGFAETDDVFDDVIPQVRDRVEQALADDVVDPHQLQQVVRRVVGKWVSATHRRRPMIVPVVVDA; this is encoded by the coding sequence TCTTCGTGGACGGATCCAGCGTCGGAGACCTTACTGAATCGTCGCTGAAGGACAGGCGGATCCTCGGTGAGGAGGGCTTCGTGTCGATTTTCATTGCCGTCGATGTGGATGCCTGCAAAGTCGTGGCGGGCCCGTTGATCCAGGCGCGTGGATTTGCCGAGACCGACGACGTGTTCGACGATGTCATCCCGCAGGTTCGCGATCGCGTCGAGCAGGCACTCGCCGACGACGTGGTCGATCCCCACCAACTCCAGCAGGTGGTTCGCCGTGTGGTCGGTAAGTGGGTGAGCGCGACCCATCGTCGCCGACCGATGATCGTGCCGGTCGTCGTGGACGCCTGA
- a CDS encoding DNA translocase FtsK — protein MATAHGLGGSARAFGPSDPDLLPAQRRDGTGLFFLVAALVVAAVSWFGLAGIVGAVVEALTAGLIGGLSMVLPFLFLWISWRSLRTPTARLPRTVFTGWVVTGVAACALWQVLAGAPVPSDGVAAMRGAGGWIGWLATAPVVALMGSVLTGLLATAALAVGIIMITGTPFSEVMSRTREIFRGGPSDEDEYDDPTIDDHHPVQASGEGQPSKQGKAKKAGRFGLAARLGLSRPEPAEPIDLVGNEPFAAVVTGAAGADQSGGHATVGTDQEPGSADVASTMTDIAPVGANAHPKPRAEQLSLAGDIMYQLPSATILKAGAAPKSATKANDRVVEALTGVLEQFEIDARVTGFTRGPTVTRYEVELGQGVKVERVTALSKNISYAVASAEVRILSPIPGKSAIGIEIPNSDRELVSLGDVLRSGAATSDHHPMVVALGKDVEGGFVCANLAKMPHLLVAGATGAGKSSCINSLITSVLIRATPDEVRLILVDPKRVELTIYEGVPHLITPIITNPKKAADALQWVVKEMEIRYNDLSDFGFRHIDDFNKAVRAGAVKQLPGVERELAPYPYLLIVVDELADLMMVAPRDVEDSVVRITQLARAAGIHLVLATQRPSVDVVTGLIKANVPSRLAFATSSLADSRVILDQAGAEKLVGQGDGLFLPMGTSKSIRVQGAFVTEAEIRSVVEHCKKQLKPEYRDDVLATATVTAATPEDIGDDLDVLLQAAELVVSTQFGSTSMLQRKLKVGFAKAGRLMDLMESRGIVGPSEGSKARDVLVGPDDLPAVLADLRGES, from the coding sequence ATGGCCACTGCGCACGGACTCGGTGGTAGCGCCAGGGCGTTCGGCCCCAGCGACCCTGATCTGTTACCGGCGCAACGGCGAGACGGCACCGGGTTGTTCTTCCTTGTCGCGGCGCTGGTGGTCGCGGCAGTGTCCTGGTTCGGCCTCGCTGGCATCGTCGGCGCTGTCGTGGAAGCCCTCACAGCCGGCCTCATCGGCGGGCTGTCCATGGTGCTGCCGTTCCTTTTCCTGTGGATCTCGTGGCGTTCGTTGCGCACACCGACGGCTCGCCTGCCCCGGACCGTGTTCACCGGGTGGGTGGTTACCGGAGTCGCTGCCTGCGCGCTCTGGCAGGTATTAGCTGGCGCGCCCGTGCCCAGTGACGGTGTCGCCGCCATGCGGGGTGCAGGCGGCTGGATCGGCTGGCTCGCGACCGCGCCAGTGGTTGCCCTGATGGGCTCAGTGCTGACCGGGCTGCTGGCGACTGCGGCCTTGGCGGTCGGAATCATCATGATCACCGGCACGCCGTTCTCCGAAGTCATGTCGCGCACGCGCGAGATTTTCCGCGGTGGGCCATCGGACGAGGACGAGTACGACGACCCGACGATCGACGATCATCATCCCGTTCAGGCGAGCGGAGAGGGCCAGCCCAGCAAGCAGGGCAAGGCGAAGAAGGCTGGCAGATTCGGATTGGCAGCCCGACTCGGACTCTCCCGCCCGGAGCCCGCCGAGCCGATCGATCTGGTTGGGAACGAGCCCTTCGCCGCGGTCGTCACCGGGGCAGCGGGAGCCGACCAATCAGGCGGTCACGCGACTGTTGGCACAGATCAGGAGCCAGGCTCGGCCGACGTGGCATCGACTATGACCGACATCGCACCTGTTGGGGCGAACGCGCATCCTAAACCGCGAGCAGAGCAGCTGTCTTTGGCCGGCGACATCATGTATCAGTTGCCCAGCGCCACCATCCTCAAGGCCGGTGCCGCGCCCAAGTCGGCGACCAAAGCCAACGACCGCGTGGTCGAGGCATTGACCGGCGTGCTCGAGCAGTTCGAGATCGACGCGCGTGTCACTGGATTCACCCGCGGCCCGACCGTCACCCGGTACGAGGTGGAGCTCGGTCAAGGAGTCAAGGTCGAGCGCGTCACCGCGCTGAGCAAGAACATCTCCTACGCTGTGGCCAGTGCCGAGGTCCGCATCCTGTCCCCGATCCCGGGCAAGTCCGCCATCGGTATCGAGATCCCGAACTCCGACCGCGAGCTCGTGAGTCTGGGCGATGTGCTCCGCAGCGGTGCCGCGACGTCGGATCACCACCCGATGGTTGTTGCCCTCGGCAAGGATGTCGAAGGCGGTTTCGTGTGCGCCAACCTGGCAAAGATGCCGCACCTATTGGTCGCCGGTGCGACCGGCGCCGGAAAGTCGAGCTGCATCAATTCGCTCATCACTTCCGTGCTGATCCGGGCGACCCCCGACGAGGTTCGGCTCATCCTGGTTGACCCCAAGCGCGTCGAATTGACGATTTATGAGGGCGTCCCACACCTCATCACGCCCATCATCACCAACCCGAAGAAGGCCGCCGACGCGCTGCAGTGGGTCGTCAAGGAGATGGAGATTCGGTACAACGATCTCTCCGACTTTGGGTTCCGACACATCGATGACTTCAACAAGGCTGTCCGTGCTGGCGCGGTCAAGCAGTTGCCCGGTGTCGAACGGGAACTGGCCCCGTACCCGTACTTGCTCATCGTCGTGGACGAGTTGGCGGATCTGATGATGGTGGCACCGCGCGATGTTGAGGACTCGGTCGTCCGGATCACTCAGCTTGCCCGAGCCGCTGGCATCCATCTGGTCCTCGCAACGCAGCGCCCGAGCGTCGACGTCGTGACGGGTCTGATCAAGGCAAATGTCCCGAGTCGCCTCGCATTCGCCACTTCCAGCCTGGCCGACAGCCGGGTGATTCTCGACCAGGCTGGCGCCGAGAAACTCGTTGGTCAGGGTGATGGTCTATTCCTGCCGATGGGGACGAGTAAGTCAATCCGGGTTCAGGGCGCGTTTGTGACCGAGGCGGAGATCCGATCCGTCGTCGAGCATTGCAAGAAGCAACTGAAACCGGAGTACCGCGACGACGTCTTGGCCACAGCCACCGTCACTGCCGCGACACCGGAAGACATCGGTGATGATCTCGATGTCCTGCTGCAAGCGGCCGAATTGGTCGTCAGCACCCAGTTCGGCTCCACGTCGATGCTGCAACGCAAACTGAAGGTCGGTTTCGCCAAAGCGGGCCGACTGATGGACTTGATGGAGTCCCGAGGAATCGTCGGGCCGTCGGAGGGTTCAAAGGCTCGCGATGTGCTCGTCGGGCCGGACGACCTGCCAGCCGTACTTGCCGATCTGCGTGGGGAGTCCTAG
- the rimO gene encoding 30S ribosomal protein S12 methylthiotransferase RimO — protein MSQRRVAMVTLGCARNDVDSDELAGRLLADGWTVVDDPDDADAVLVNTCGFVEAAKKDSIDTVLGLQDGSRSVVAVGCLAERYGDELAQALPEANAVLGFDAYPEISAQLAAVVAGEQLPSHTPRDRRKLLPISPVDRQDSQAQVPGHSPQRIRLETGPIASLKIASGCDRRCSFCAIPSFRGSFVSRRSGDVLTEARALVSDGVRELNLVSENSTSYGKDLGDLRLLETLLPELAGLHPDLRIRLAYLQPAEMRPGLVDVMTSTTGVARYFDLSFQHASPQVLRSMKRFGGIDDFLALVAQIRVSAPDAGLRTNVIVGFPGETEADLLILEDFLEKASLDAIGVFGYSNEDGTTAMKLPDHHDQATVDQRVARISELVENLMDERAHERVGSVVSVLVERFDAQGQAVGRAEHQGPEDGDVTIVSPSRSRIGEVIHARVSSAEGVDLFATEVDE, from the coding sequence ATGTCGCAACGCCGGGTAGCCATGGTCACCTTGGGCTGTGCGCGCAACGACGTCGACTCCGATGAGCTCGCCGGCCGTCTACTTGCGGACGGCTGGACCGTCGTTGACGATCCCGACGACGCCGACGCGGTGTTGGTCAATACCTGCGGGTTCGTTGAGGCGGCCAAGAAGGATTCGATCGACACGGTTCTCGGCCTGCAGGACGGTTCCCGAAGCGTCGTAGCCGTTGGTTGCCTGGCAGAGCGATACGGCGACGAGCTGGCGCAAGCACTGCCGGAGGCCAACGCGGTCTTGGGCTTCGACGCGTACCCGGAGATCTCAGCGCAGTTGGCTGCCGTGGTGGCCGGTGAGCAACTGCCCTCGCACACACCGCGAGACCGACGCAAACTCCTACCGATCTCGCCGGTGGATCGCCAGGATTCGCAGGCGCAGGTACCGGGCCATTCACCGCAACGGATCCGACTCGAGACCGGACCGATCGCGTCGCTGAAGATCGCCTCGGGCTGTGACCGAAGGTGCAGCTTCTGCGCGATCCCATCGTTTCGGGGATCATTCGTATCGCGACGTTCGGGCGACGTCCTCACCGAAGCGCGCGCGCTGGTATCCGACGGCGTGCGTGAGTTGAACCTGGTGAGCGAGAACTCCACCTCCTACGGCAAAGACCTCGGTGATCTGCGACTGCTTGAGACGTTGTTGCCCGAGCTCGCTGGTCTGCACCCGGATCTGCGCATCCGACTCGCCTATCTGCAACCGGCCGAAATGCGGCCGGGCTTGGTGGACGTCATGACGTCAACGACGGGAGTTGCACGGTACTTCGACCTATCGTTCCAGCACGCGAGCCCGCAGGTGCTGCGCAGCATGAAGCGCTTTGGTGGGATCGATGATTTTCTGGCTCTGGTCGCACAGATCCGAGTCAGTGCTCCCGACGCGGGGCTACGGACCAATGTGATCGTTGGATTCCCTGGGGAAACCGAAGCCGATCTGCTGATCTTGGAGGACTTCCTGGAGAAGGCGTCGCTGGATGCGATAGGCGTCTTCGGATACTCCAACGAAGACGGAACCACCGCCATGAAACTGCCCGATCACCACGATCAGGCGACGGTGGACCAACGAGTTGCCCGGATCTCGGAACTTGTCGAGAACCTGATGGACGAGCGAGCCCACGAGCGGGTTGGCTCAGTTGTCTCGGTATTGGTTGAGCGCTTCGATGCGCAGGGTCAAGCGGTCGGCCGAGCCGAGCACCAGGGGCCAGAGGACGGCGATGTCACCATCGTTTCGCCGAGTCGCTCGCGCATCGGAGAGGTCATTCATGCCAGGGTTTCCTCTGCAGAGGGGGTAGACCTGTTCGCGACGGAGGTAGACGAGTGA
- the pgsA gene encoding CDP-diacylglycerol--glycerol-3-phosphate 3-phosphatidyltransferase: MTTGDPRPVPTKKPVRELLAPKPDPVSHPTSTSRLANVPNALTALRLLLVIPFSWLLFTGGDSNGSRTAAAIIFVIASVTDYLDGALARKYDLVTNFGKIADPIADKALTGVALIGLSYLHDLPWWVTIVILFREIAVTALRFWVIRHGVIAASHGGKAKTATLILAILMYLLPLTGFLADLRVWVLGLAVILSVVTGIDYLVRAILLRQNSERTKMKRATASRQRERA, translated from the coding sequence GTGACCACTGGTGATCCTCGTCCCGTCCCAACCAAGAAACCCGTCCGTGAGCTACTAGCTCCAAAACCCGATCCGGTAAGCCACCCGACGTCAACGTCGCGGTTGGCAAACGTCCCCAATGCGCTCACGGCATTGCGGCTACTGCTGGTCATTCCCTTCTCGTGGCTGTTGTTCACCGGTGGTGACAGCAATGGTTCGCGAACGGCGGCAGCGATCATCTTCGTCATTGCTTCGGTCACCGACTACCTGGACGGGGCGCTCGCTCGCAAGTACGACTTGGTCACCAACTTTGGCAAGATTGCCGACCCGATAGCCGACAAGGCCCTGACAGGTGTTGCTCTTATCGGCCTCAGTTATCTGCACGACCTGCCGTGGTGGGTGACGATCGTCATCCTGTTCCGGGAGATAGCCGTCACAGCACTGCGTTTCTGGGTCATTCGCCACGGAGTCATAGCCGCGAGCCACGGCGGAAAGGCCAAGACCGCCACGCTGATCTTGGCGATCCTCATGTATCTGTTACCGCTGACCGGTTTCCTGGCAGACCTTCGGGTCTGGGTGTTGGGACTGGCGGTCATCCTGTCGGTGGTGACCGGGATCGACTACCTGGTGCGGGCGATCTTGCTACGGCAGAACTCCGAGCGGACGAAGATGAAGCGGGCGACTGCGAGTCGACAACGAGAAAGGGCCTGA
- a CDS encoding glycosyltransferase yields the protein MDLEWFTALTSRSFISVEAAIDFYLDQPQPRPALSPWMQTAPETSKLGKGGDPLLNFLAKSGRFAHFPFLDRRQLAVAEGVKRPWLAAIRDIGSDDLMPVHGDWVGPVPTYGQWREAMIAAAQRVAAQRGPQVPSQQPDRSSPRTLGEVSPQTSPVPDGDEWESELRARHEVDWQAVADVQANRVNGRVSVVIPTFNDWKMTVAAVRSVLRFSAGTDVEVVVVDNGSEPNCSLVLAGALSFDPRIKLIRQPINLNFALGSNVGFAESSGQTVVFLNNDTDVRAGWLDALVDGLADSDVRGVQPLLLYPDETIQSAGTILPDCGGLPSHFLVGFPADDAYALETIECSVVTAAALAMRASEVTALRGFDTAYINGWEDVDLCLRALERWGGHFEVTSSSVVVHHESKTPGRGKHIAANRTLFTQRWAGRMPPADAVAHWRSAGLDVARWDPGASVSPGAGRAPAPVLVRPESVVLDGRAAGLPSLRWAIKIAAWPGPRGEHWGDVHFAADLARSLRRLGQEVVVDPRTSTQRPTSGLDDVVLVLRGLDEVDPQPGRVNMMWVISHPDMVTPTELARFDICFAAGAPWAQQMTDEGDIPVRTLLQATDPERFHPGVAEPDTGEAVLFVGGSRRQMRPIVRDSIAAHVDLAVYGGGWRGEYELPTGVLRAEYLPNQVVPAAYRSAGVVLSDHWADMAEAGFLSNRLFDAVGAGARVISDDVPGIEDVFGDAVAIYRTVDDLERLCSPKGRSTLPSEEQLQVAAQTVRREHSFDARAWELLNAAVLARG from the coding sequence GTGGACTTGGAGTGGTTCACCGCATTGACCAGCAGGTCGTTTATTTCGGTTGAAGCCGCGATCGATTTCTACCTCGACCAGCCGCAGCCGCGGCCCGCGTTGAGTCCGTGGATGCAGACAGCGCCCGAGACGTCGAAGCTTGGCAAGGGCGGGGATCCCTTGCTGAACTTCCTGGCAAAGTCCGGCCGATTCGCGCATTTCCCCTTCCTCGACAGGCGCCAGTTGGCCGTGGCCGAGGGAGTAAAGCGGCCGTGGTTGGCGGCTATCAGGGACATCGGTTCCGATGACCTGATGCCGGTCCATGGCGACTGGGTTGGGCCCGTCCCAACCTACGGTCAATGGCGCGAAGCGATGATTGCGGCAGCTCAGCGCGTTGCGGCTCAGCGAGGCCCGCAGGTGCCATCGCAACAACCAGACCGATCGTCCCCGCGCACACTCGGCGAGGTTTCACCGCAGACTTCACCTGTGCCGGACGGCGACGAATGGGAGTCTGAGCTCCGAGCGAGGCACGAGGTGGATTGGCAAGCCGTCGCCGACGTGCAGGCGAATCGAGTCAACGGTCGAGTCTCGGTCGTGATCCCTACGTTCAACGACTGGAAGATGACCGTAGCGGCAGTTAGGTCGGTGCTGAGGTTCTCAGCGGGGACCGATGTCGAGGTAGTCGTCGTTGACAACGGCAGCGAACCAAACTGCAGCTTGGTTCTCGCCGGTGCGTTGTCGTTCGATCCACGGATCAAGCTAATCCGCCAGCCGATCAACCTGAACTTCGCGCTCGGCTCGAACGTCGGGTTTGCCGAGTCATCCGGCCAGACAGTGGTCTTCCTCAACAACGACACCGATGTTCGGGCAGGTTGGCTCGACGCGTTGGTCGACGGGCTAGCCGACTCAGATGTGCGCGGGGTGCAGCCGTTGCTGTTGTATCCCGACGAGACGATTCAGTCCGCTGGCACGATTCTGCCCGATTGCGGCGGATTGCCCAGCCACTTCCTCGTCGGCTTCCCGGCCGATGATGCCTACGCCCTCGAGACCATCGAGTGCTCAGTCGTCACGGCCGCGGCACTTGCTATGCGCGCGAGCGAGGTGACCGCGTTGCGCGGCTTTGACACGGCGTATATCAACGGTTGGGAGGACGTCGATCTCTGCTTGCGGGCGCTGGAACGGTGGGGTGGGCACTTTGAGGTGACCTCGTCGTCAGTCGTCGTGCACCACGAGAGCAAGACACCCGGTAGGGGCAAGCATATTGCTGCGAACCGGACGCTCTTCACCCAACGGTGGGCCGGCCGGATGCCACCGGCGGACGCAGTTGCGCACTGGCGCAGTGCTGGTTTGGATGTGGCTCGCTGGGATCCTGGGGCGAGCGTCTCGCCGGGCGCGGGACGGGCGCCGGCACCAGTTCTTGTGCGGCCGGAATCTGTGGTTCTCGATGGGCGGGCCGCAGGGCTGCCCTCCCTGCGCTGGGCGATCAAAATTGCTGCTTGGCCAGGTCCACGGGGGGAGCATTGGGGCGACGTCCATTTTGCCGCCGATCTGGCTCGGTCGCTGCGGCGCCTCGGCCAGGAGGTCGTCGTGGATCCGCGGACCAGCACTCAGCGACCCACCAGCGGCCTTGATGACGTGGTCCTCGTCCTGCGTGGGCTCGACGAGGTCGACCCACAGCCAGGGCGGGTCAACATGATGTGGGTGATCAGCCATCCGGACATGGTCACGCCCACAGAGTTGGCCCGATTCGATATCTGCTTCGCTGCGGGAGCACCGTGGGCGCAGCAGATGACCGACGAGGGCGACATCCCTGTTCGCACATTGCTGCAGGCGACTGACCCCGAACGGTTCCATCCCGGGGTGGCTGAGCCGGATACCGGTGAGGCTGTGCTCTTCGTCGGGGGATCGCGCCGACAGATGCGTCCGATCGTGCGGGACTCGATCGCGGCTCACGTTGATCTGGCTGTGTACGGCGGAGGATGGCGGGGAGAGTACGAACTGCCTACCGGAGTTCTACGCGCCGAGTACCTGCCCAATCAGGTCGTTCCAGCGGCCTATCGTTCGGCCGGCGTCGTTCTGTCTGATCATTGGGCCGACATGGCCGAGGCCGGGTTTCTTTCCAACCGGCTCTTCGACGCCGTCGGCGCGGGCGCGCGGGTCATCTCCGATGACGTTCCCGGGATTGAGGACGTGTTCGGCGATGCCGTAGCGATCTACCGAACCGTTGACGATCTGGAGCGCCTCTGCTCGCCGAAAGGTCGGTCAACGCTACCTAGTGAGGAGCAGCTGCAGGTCGCGGCGCAGACCGTACGGCGAGAGCACTCGTTCGATGCCAGGGCGTGGGAGTTGCTCAACGCCGCAGTACTGGCACGCGGGTAG
- a CDS encoding glycosyltransferase family 2 protein, which translates to MKVVMTMMVRDEADIIAAMIEHHLAQGVDLIIATDNASVDGTTEILSAYQGAGILELHHDPIHRKQQHEVVTKMARRAFAEHNADWVLNADADEFWFATNRSNRLVDALAELPSEVDAVTVPVVNLVGPPAYSGNGVRRLVWRDQRSIEQLLTVGLFAHPTSDTFHRGRADVTVAQGNHFVQAERSVQVTSDSIEVLHLPWRSYEQLERKVINAGLAYAANPDLQPSPNHHGMMDYRSYQQERLLHSYVLRHPTASEIEAGIPLDRYRLETSIPEALTLLGDNAIRPDLLFPILDPTNDHAITAVEVEKLRPLALQFAAIDRERNETVQELQDRRRRAVRARKRAVQARKQARRELRKIKRSRAYRLSRRAASFLPSKLTASGQRDRNRF; encoded by the coding sequence ATGAAGGTCGTCATGACCATGATGGTGCGCGATGAGGCGGACATCATTGCGGCAATGATTGAACACCACCTGGCCCAGGGCGTCGACCTGATCATCGCAACTGACAATGCCTCAGTTGATGGCACCACCGAGATCCTGAGTGCCTACCAAGGAGCCGGAATTCTCGAACTCCACCATGACCCGATACACCGCAAACAACAGCACGAAGTTGTTACCAAGATGGCCCGGCGCGCGTTCGCCGAACACAATGCCGACTGGGTCTTGAACGCCGATGCTGACGAGTTTTGGTTCGCAACCAACCGTTCAAACCGACTTGTTGATGCGTTAGCCGAACTTCCCAGCGAGGTGGACGCCGTCACCGTGCCAGTCGTTAACCTGGTCGGCCCACCGGCTTACTCGGGAAACGGCGTCCGGCGCCTAGTGTGGCGAGACCAACGGTCGATTGAGCAACTACTCACCGTGGGCTTGTTTGCGCACCCGACCAGCGACACCTTCCATCGTGGTCGTGCAGATGTGACGGTCGCGCAAGGAAATCACTTTGTCCAGGCAGAGCGTTCGGTCCAGGTCACCTCGGACTCCATCGAGGTCCTCCACCTGCCGTGGCGTTCCTACGAGCAACTGGAGCGCAAAGTCATCAATGCTGGCCTGGCGTATGCGGCCAATCCTGACCTGCAGCCCAGCCCGAACCATCACGGAATGATGGATTATCGCAGCTACCAGCAGGAGCGGTTGCTGCACTCATATGTGCTGCGGCATCCGACTGCCTCCGAGATCGAAGCCGGAATCCCGTTGGACAGGTACCGACTAGAGACGTCGATACCGGAAGCGTTAACGCTGTTGGGTGACAACGCGATTCGCCCCGACCTCCTCTTCCCGATCCTTGACCCGACGAACGACCACGCGATTACCGCAGTTGAAGTTGAGAAGTTGCGGCCCCTGGCACTTCAATTCGCAGCCATCGACCGCGAACGCAACGAAACGGTCCAGGAATTGCAGGATCGTCGCCGGCGCGCGGTCCGCGCCAGAAAGCGGGCGGTCCAAGCTCGCAAGCAGGCCAGGAGGGAACTCCGCAAGATCAAGCGGAGCAGGGCATACAGGCTGAGTCGGCGTGCTGCCTCGTTCTTACCATCCAAGTTGACCGCTAGCGGTCAACGAGACCGCAATCGCTTCTGA
- a CDS encoding methyltransferase domain-containing protein, translating to MDRVDKVFAFADRSGRGLEFGPSYRPLAPKSAGFDVVTVDHTTREELVKKYRAYERTQEQLDAIEEVDLIWDGGSFADLVDEKFDFIIASHFIEHTVDMIGFLQDCERMLKPGGVLTLVVPDKRFCFDMFQPLTTVGDVIDGHLSDLQYHPAGAVVDHFAYTSTRGGTGAWGPKSRAPIKLNETDLAPSTYKVERGSEQAEYIDVHRWKFTPSSFTLLMQDLRDLGYLQMAEAGGFGTTGCEFFVTLTTDARKIERRDRFELLLKTEFELRSVRIPELDSLDINPNPQTTRIARLQKKVAQLKEENRELKRSTSWRVTKPIRKASKAAKSARRRVSG from the coding sequence ATGGATCGCGTCGACAAAGTCTTTGCTTTTGCAGATCGATCCGGTCGTGGTTTGGAGTTTGGGCCGTCGTATCGGCCGCTGGCACCCAAGTCGGCCGGCTTCGATGTTGTGACTGTTGATCACACCACCCGCGAGGAGTTGGTCAAGAAATACCGAGCCTACGAGCGAACGCAGGAGCAGCTTGACGCGATCGAGGAGGTGGACCTGATTTGGGATGGCGGGAGCTTTGCGGACCTAGTCGACGAGAAATTCGACTTCATCATCGCCTCGCATTTCATTGAACACACGGTCGACATGATCGGCTTCCTGCAGGACTGCGAGCGCATGCTGAAGCCAGGTGGGGTTCTGACGTTGGTGGTGCCAGACAAGCGGTTCTGCTTCGACATGTTCCAACCATTGACCACGGTGGGTGATGTGATTGACGGGCACCTCAGTGACCTGCAATACCACCCCGCCGGGGCCGTTGTGGACCACTTCGCGTACACCAGCACTCGTGGCGGCACGGGCGCATGGGGTCCCAAATCACGAGCACCCATCAAACTCAATGAGACGGACCTCGCACCATCTACCTACAAAGTCGAGCGTGGAAGCGAGCAAGCTGAATACATCGACGTCCACCGGTGGAAGTTCACGCCCTCGTCGTTCACACTGTTAATGCAAGACCTGCGGGATTTGGGGTACCTGCAGATGGCAGAGGCTGGTGGCTTCGGCACCACCGGTTGCGAGTTCTTCGTGACCCTCACGACAGATGCCAGGAAAATTGAACGGCGCGACCGATTCGAGCTCCTACTCAAGACCGAGTTTGAGCTTCGCAGTGTGCGAATCCCCGAACTCGACTCACTGGATATCAACCCGAACCCACAGACCACACGGATCGCTCGCCTACAGAAGAAGGTCGCCCAACTAAAGGAGGAGAATCGCGAACTGAAGCGGTCGACCTCGTGGCGGGTGACTAAACCAATACGCAAGGCGTCCAAGGCCGCGAAGTCCGCGCGCAGACGCGTCTCGGGCTGA
- a CDS encoding glycosyltransferase family 61 protein produces MITPVGASSMWSLENWAVDQSLPAGVTLIHDAPATTSVVGPPIARRYDRGNGIWRSAEVPAAPTPVPGLAFRVVDGRCVSRSGAMLPGMVWPTGSAWHAAVDVEAHAAFLWPTFADDPADTLDSGAWIGQAGDWVFGHCLLDVLPRAALLHAVLDRDVPFVASSTMSAALEGLLEMAGIIGRPIVRIPERENVLVRELYLATTARQGTSFDADRINVFANMRANALNQGSRSRGELIHLSRKQVHQDEANTPRHLVNRADVDATMAAAGYSIVSPETMPLAEQIQIIHSARAISGEVGSAMHLVMFAAPGTQMTVLRSRLNPNPLDPLCAGMGRAELNIVEGDPDDKQRGTDGQPARAAWIGSWHLDPAVLGSAMSQLRDLTDKQQSAPTEEQGESSD; encoded by the coding sequence GTGATCACACCGGTCGGGGCTTCATCAATGTGGAGTCTGGAGAACTGGGCAGTCGATCAATCACTACCCGCTGGTGTGACGCTCATCCACGACGCGCCAGCAACCACCTCAGTTGTCGGGCCGCCAATCGCTCGCCGCTACGACCGCGGCAACGGGATTTGGCGTAGCGCAGAGGTTCCGGCGGCTCCGACACCTGTTCCTGGTCTGGCTTTCCGCGTCGTTGATGGACGATGTGTCAGTCGTTCTGGGGCAATGCTGCCGGGCATGGTTTGGCCCACCGGCTCGGCTTGGCATGCCGCTGTTGACGTGGAGGCCCACGCCGCCTTTCTTTGGCCGACGTTCGCAGATGATCCAGCCGACACGTTGGATTCCGGCGCGTGGATCGGCCAAGCCGGCGATTGGGTTTTCGGTCACTGTCTACTGGACGTATTGCCAAGGGCAGCGCTATTGCACGCAGTCCTCGATCGGGACGTGCCGTTCGTTGCCAGTTCCACCATGTCGGCCGCCCTCGAGGGCCTTCTCGAAATGGCAGGGATCATCGGTCGGCCGATCGTGCGGATTCCGGAAAGGGAAAACGTCCTAGTCCGCGAGCTCTACCTGGCGACGACCGCAAGGCAGGGAACCAGCTTCGATGCAGATCGGATCAACGTCTTCGCCAACATGCGCGCGAACGCTCTGAACCAGGGCAGCCGGTCACGAGGCGAACTGATACATCTGTCCCGCAAGCAAGTGCACCAAGACGAAGCGAACACACCCCGTCACCTCGTCAACCGAGCGGATGTCGACGCGACTATGGCGGCGGCGGGCTACTCAATCGTCTCACCCGAGACCATGCCGCTAGCAGAACAGATTCAGATCATCCATAGTGCGCGCGCCATTTCCGGCGAAGTCGGCAGCGCCATGCACCTGGTGATGTTCGCCGCACCGGGAACGCAGATGACCGTGTTGCGCAGTCGACTGAATCCCAACCCCTTGGACCCTCTTTGCGCCGGGATGGGCAGAGCCGAGCTGAACATCGTTGAAGGTGACCCCGATGACAAGCAGCGGGGGACCGATGGACAGCCCGCTCGAGCAGCGTGGATCGGCAGCTGGCACCTCGACCCTGCGGTTCTCGGCTCGGCCATGAGTCAATTGCGAGACTTGACGGACAAGCAACAATCCGCTCCGACTGAGGAACAAGGAGAATCAAGTGACTAG